A single window of Pectobacterium parmentieri DNA harbors:
- the pntA gene encoding Re/Si-specific NAD(P)(+) transhydrogenase subunit alpha, giving the protein MRIGVPRERLANEARVAATPKTVEQLLKLGFTVSIEREAGKLASFDDAAYEEAGASIVDSSEVWQSDIVLKVNAPQDDEIELTRAGSTVVSFIWPAQNPVLLEKLAARQVTVMAMDSVPRISRAQSLDALSSMANIAGYRAIVEAAHEFGRFFTGQITAAGKVPPAKVMIIGAGVAGLAAIGAAGSLGAIVRAFDTRPEVKEQVQSMGAEFLELDFEEEAGSGDGYAKVMSEAFIKAEMELFAAQAKDVDIIVTTALIPGKPAPRLITKEMVLSMKPGSVIVDLAAQTGGNCELTVADRVTVTENGVKIIGYTDLPSRLPTQSSQLYGTNLVNLLKLLCKEKNGAIDVDFDDTVIRGVTVVKEGEITWPAPPIQVSAQPQQAKPAAAPVKAEAKPTSPWKKYAFLVIAILLFGWLADVAPKEFLSHFTVFALSCVVGYYVVWNVSHALHTPLMSVTNAISGIIVVGALLQIGHGGWVSFFSFIAVLIASINIFGGFTVTQRMLKMFRKN; this is encoded by the coding sequence ATGCGTATTGGTGTACCAAGAGAGCGGTTGGCCAATGAAGCCCGTGTAGCAGCTACGCCGAAAACGGTTGAACAGTTGCTAAAACTGGGTTTTACGGTCTCGATAGAACGAGAGGCAGGAAAACTGGCAAGTTTTGACGATGCGGCATACGAAGAAGCCGGTGCGTCGATTGTTGACAGCTCAGAAGTCTGGCAATCCGATATTGTCCTGAAGGTGAATGCGCCGCAGGATGACGAAATCGAACTGACCCGTGCGGGCAGTACGGTTGTCAGTTTTATTTGGCCGGCACAAAACCCGGTACTGCTGGAAAAACTGGCTGCCCGTCAAGTGACGGTGATGGCAATGGACTCTGTGCCACGTATTTCGCGCGCACAATCACTGGATGCACTCAGTTCGATGGCCAATATCGCAGGTTATCGCGCCATCGTTGAAGCTGCCCACGAATTTGGTCGTTTCTTTACCGGACAAATTACCGCAGCGGGTAAGGTTCCGCCTGCTAAAGTCATGATTATCGGCGCAGGTGTGGCCGGTTTGGCTGCGATCGGCGCAGCAGGTAGCTTAGGTGCTATCGTTCGTGCTTTTGACACCCGCCCTGAAGTGAAGGAGCAGGTTCAGAGCATGGGTGCCGAGTTCCTCGAACTCGACTTTGAAGAAGAAGCGGGCAGCGGTGACGGCTATGCTAAAGTCATGTCTGAAGCCTTTATCAAAGCCGAAATGGAACTGTTTGCTGCCCAGGCGAAAGACGTCGACATTATCGTCACTACCGCGCTGATTCCTGGCAAACCGGCTCCCCGCCTGATCACCAAAGAGATGGTGCTGAGCATGAAGCCCGGCAGTGTGATCGTCGATTTGGCCGCGCAAACGGGCGGAAACTGCGAATTAACCGTTGCCGACCGCGTAACTGTGACAGAAAACGGCGTCAAAATTATCGGTTATACCGATTTACCCAGCCGTCTGCCGACGCAATCCTCACAGCTTTACGGCACGAACCTGGTTAACCTGCTGAAGTTACTCTGCAAAGAGAAAAACGGCGCAATCGACGTCGATTTTGACGATACCGTGATTCGCGGTGTGACCGTTGTTAAAGAAGGCGAAATCACCTGGCCAGCGCCGCCGATTCAGGTTTCGGCGCAGCCACAGCAGGCGAAACCTGCCGCTGCACCGGTGAAGGCAGAAGCCAAACCAACATCGCCGTGGAAGAAATATGCGTTCCTCGTGATCGCCATTCTGCTGTTTGGCTGGCTGGCTGATGTCGCACCTAAAGAGTTTCTGTCTCACTTTACTGTTTTTGCGTTGTCCTGCGTGGTGGGCTATTACGTGGTCTGGAATGTCAGCCATGCGTTGCACACGCCATTGATGTCAGTCACTAACGCGATATCAGGCATTATCGTTGTCGGAGCATTGTTGCAAATCGGTCACGGCGGATGGGTGTCATTCTTCTCATTCATTGCCGTATTGATTGCCAGCATCAATATTTTCGGTGGTTTCACCGTGACTCAGCGCATGCTGAAAATGTTCCGTAAAAACTAA
- the pntB gene encoding Re/Si-specific NAD(P)(+) transhydrogenase subunit beta → MSGGLVTAAYIVAAILFIFSLAGLSKHETSQQGNIFGISGMALALIATILGPDSGNVGWIIVAMAIGGSIGIYLARKVEMTEMPELVAVLHSFVGLAAVLVGFNSFLDHGEITDPVMVNIHLTEVFLGIFIGAVTFTGSVIAFGKLRGNISSKPLMLPHRHKMNLAALVVSFLLLLVFVNTGSVALQVLALILMTAIALVFGWHLVASIGGADMPVVVSMLNSYSGWAAAAAGFMLSNDLLIVTGALVGSSGAILSYIMCKAMNRSFISVIAGGFGTDGVSSSESEEVGEYREASAEDVADLLKNSTSVIITPGYGMAVAQAQYPVHDITAKLRARGIKVRFGIHPVAGRLPGHMNVLLAEAKVPYDIVLEMDEINDDFTDTDTVLVIGANDTVNPAAQEDPHSPIAGMPVLEVWKAQNVIVFKRSMNTGYAGVQNPLFFKENTQMLFGDAKDSVEAILKAL, encoded by the coding sequence ATGTCTGGTGGATTAGTAACTGCTGCATACATTGTTGCCGCAATTCTCTTTATTTTCAGTTTGGCCGGGTTGTCTAAGCACGAAACGTCGCAACAAGGGAACATCTTTGGGATCAGCGGGATGGCGCTTGCGCTGATCGCGACGATTCTGGGGCCTGACTCTGGTAACGTTGGCTGGATCATCGTGGCAATGGCGATCGGTGGATCAATCGGTATTTATCTGGCGCGTAAGGTTGAAATGACCGAAATGCCAGAACTGGTCGCGGTTCTTCACAGCTTTGTGGGCTTGGCTGCGGTGCTGGTTGGTTTTAACAGCTTCCTCGACCACGGTGAAATCACCGATCCAGTGATGGTCAACATCCATTTGACGGAAGTCTTTCTGGGTATCTTCATCGGTGCGGTGACCTTTACGGGCTCGGTTATCGCCTTCGGTAAACTGCGCGGCAATATTTCTTCCAAGCCATTGATGCTGCCTCATCGCCATAAAATGAATCTGGCGGCGCTGGTTGTGTCCTTCCTGCTGTTGTTGGTTTTCGTCAACACAGGCAGCGTCGCGTTGCAGGTACTGGCGCTGATTCTGATGACGGCGATTGCATTGGTATTTGGCTGGCATCTGGTTGCATCAATTGGCGGTGCTGATATGCCAGTCGTCGTTTCGATGCTGAACTCCTACTCAGGCTGGGCAGCGGCGGCGGCGGGCTTCATGCTGAGCAATGACCTGCTGATCGTGACGGGTGCTTTGGTGGGTTCTTCTGGTGCGATTCTGTCTTACATCATGTGTAAAGCGATGAACCGTTCCTTTATCAGCGTGATCGCCGGTGGTTTTGGCACGGATGGCGTTTCCTCCAGTGAGAGCGAAGAGGTTGGTGAGTATCGTGAGGCTTCAGCGGAAGATGTGGCTGATTTGCTCAAGAACTCAACCTCGGTCATTATCACTCCGGGATATGGTATGGCCGTTGCACAGGCACAATACCCGGTGCATGACATCACCGCAAAACTGCGCGCGCGTGGCATCAAAGTCCGCTTTGGTATTCACCCGGTTGCAGGGCGTTTGCCTGGGCATATGAACGTGCTGTTAGCCGAAGCAAAAGTACCTTACGACATTGTGCTGGAAATGGATGAAATTAATGACGATTTCACCGATACCGACACCGTGCTGGTCATTGGCGCGAATGACACCGTTAACCCAGCCGCGCAAGAAGATCCACATAGCCCCATTGCTGGCATGCCTGTTCTGGAAGTGTGGAAAGCGCAGAATGTTATCGTATTTAAGCGTTCTATGAATACCGGCTACGCTGGCGTACAGAATCCACTATTCTTTAAAGAGAACACGCAAATGCTGTTTGGCGATGCCAAAGACAGCGTTGAGGCGATTCTGAAGGCGCTGTAA
- the uspE gene encoding universal stress protein UspE yields the protein MAKYQNLLVAIDPNQDDQPALRRAVYLVQRLGGHIKAFLPIYDFSYEMTTLLSPDERVEMRQGVIQQRTEWIEEQCKYYLEAGVSIEIKVVWHNKPFEAIIREVIAGQHDLLLKMAHQHDRLEAVIFTPTDWQLLRKCPCPVWMVKDQPWPTEGRALVAVNLASEDPYHDPLNIKLVSETLELAQQVDQTEVHLVGAYPVTPINIAIELPDFDPSVYNDAIRGQHLIAMKSLRQKFSLDERVTHVEKGLPEEVIPDLAEHLQAGVVVLGSLGRTGLSAAFIGNTVEHVIDHLKCDLLAIKPDDFISPITQEDSDNS from the coding sequence ATGGCAAAGTATCAGAATTTACTGGTAGCTATTGACCCAAATCAGGATGACCAACCAGCACTGCGTCGGGCGGTTTATCTGGTTCAGCGACTTGGCGGCCATATTAAGGCATTTCTGCCGATTTATGATTTCTCTTATGAAATGACAACGCTGCTTTCCCCAGATGAAAGAGTAGAGATGCGTCAAGGCGTTATTCAGCAACGAACCGAGTGGATTGAGGAACAGTGCAAATACTACCTTGAAGCTGGCGTTTCGATAGAGATCAAAGTGGTCTGGCACAATAAACCCTTTGAAGCCATTATTCGGGAAGTGATTGCCGGGCAACATGACCTGTTGTTGAAAATGGCCCATCAGCACGATCGGCTGGAAGCCGTTATCTTTACGCCAACAGACTGGCAATTACTGCGGAAATGCCCTTGCCCGGTGTGGATGGTAAAAGATCAGCCATGGCCAACCGAAGGCCGTGCACTGGTTGCCGTCAATCTGGCCAGTGAAGACCCTTATCACGATCCGCTCAATATCAAACTGGTCTCAGAAACGTTGGAACTGGCGCAGCAGGTTGACCAAACAGAGGTTCATTTGGTTGGCGCTTATCCAGTTACTCCCATCAATATCGCCATTGAATTACCTGATTTCGATCCTAGTGTCTACAACGATGCGATTCGAGGGCAGCATCTGATTGCCATGAAATCGCTACGCCAGAAATTCAGTCTGGATGAGCGTGTGACGCACGTAGAAAAAGGGCTGCCAGAAGAAGTGATTCCCGATCTGGCGGAACATTTGCAGGCCGGTGTCGTGGTGTTGGGATCGTTGGGCAGAACCGGCCTTTCCGCTGCCTTTATCGGCAACACCGTCGAACATGTAATTGATCATTTGAAGTGCGACCTGCTGGCAATCAAGCCCGATGACTTCATTTCACCAATTACGCAAGAAGATAGCGACAACAGCTAA
- the fnr gene encoding fumarate/nitrate reduction transcriptional regulator Fnr has product MIPEKRIIRRIQSGGCAIHCQDCSISQLCIPFTLNEHELDQLDNIIERKKPIQKGQALFKAGDELRSLYAIRSGTIKSYTITEQGDEQITGFHLAGDLVGFDAIGTAQHPSFAQALETSMVCEIPFETLDDLSGKMPNLRQQMMRLMSGEIRGDQDMILLLSKKNAEERLAAFVYNLSRRFAQRGFSPREFRLTMTRGDIGNYLGLTVETISRLLGRFQKSGTLAVKGKYITIENIDALSELAGSSRK; this is encoded by the coding sequence ATGATCCCGGAAAAGCGAATTATCCGACGCATCCAGTCTGGCGGTTGTGCAATCCACTGTCAGGATTGCAGTATCAGTCAGCTATGCATCCCTTTCACCCTGAATGAACACGAGCTCGATCAGCTCGACAACATCATTGAAAGGAAGAAGCCTATCCAGAAGGGGCAAGCGCTGTTTAAAGCAGGTGATGAGCTGAGATCGCTGTACGCGATCCGTTCCGGTACGATAAAGAGCTACACCATTACAGAGCAAGGCGATGAGCAAATTACGGGCTTTCATCTGGCGGGCGATTTAGTCGGTTTTGACGCGATTGGTACTGCGCAACACCCAAGTTTCGCTCAGGCGCTGGAAACCTCAATGGTCTGCGAAATCCCGTTCGAGACGCTGGACGATCTCTCAGGGAAAATGCCAAACCTGCGTCAACAGATGATGCGCCTGATGAGCGGCGAAATTCGTGGCGATCAGGACATGATTTTGCTGCTGTCGAAGAAAAATGCTGAAGAGCGCCTGGCGGCGTTTGTTTACAACCTCTCCCGCCGTTTTGCCCAACGTGGCTTCTCGCCGCGTGAATTCCGTCTGACCATGACGCGTGGTGATATTGGTAACTATTTGGGGCTGACCGTTGAAACCATCAGCCGTCTGCTGGGGCGTTTCCAGAAGAGTGGTACGCTGGCAGTAAAAGGGAAATACATCACGATCGAGAATATCGATGCGCTTTCCGAATTAGCCGGATCTTCACGCAAATAA
- the ogt gene encoding methylated-DNA--[protein]-cysteine S-methyltransferase produces the protein MQIFFQDTMATPLGELLIIADENNHLRAVEWREYEEDLFRSLNRSYRNDPFSLQPRHNPGGLTDSLQRYFDGELAIIDTLPVASVGTEFQQQVWRELRKIPCGEITTYGELATLLGRTGAARAVGMANGSNPVSIVVPCHRVIGAGGAMTGYAGGVHRKQWLLKHEGYLARQNSLPL, from the coding sequence ATGCAGATTTTTTTCCAGGACACTATGGCAACCCCGCTTGGGGAGTTATTGATTATTGCTGATGAAAATAATCATTTGCGCGCCGTCGAGTGGCGCGAATATGAAGAGGATTTATTTCGCTCGCTCAATCGCAGTTATCGAAACGATCCTTTCTCGTTACAGCCACGTCATAATCCTGGTGGTCTGACAGACAGCCTGCAACGCTATTTTGATGGCGAATTAGCGATTATTGATACGCTGCCTGTTGCTTCCGTGGGAACCGAATTTCAACAGCAGGTTTGGCGGGAATTACGGAAAATCCCCTGCGGAGAAATTACCACATACGGTGAACTGGCGACGTTACTGGGACGCACTGGTGCAGCACGTGCCGTCGGCATGGCAAACGGCTCAAACCCTGTCAGCATCGTAGTTCCATGTCATCGTGTTATCGGTGCTGGTGGGGCAATGACTGGCTATGCTGGGGGAGTACACCGTAAGCAGTGGCTACTGAAGCATGAAGGTTATTTGGCTCGCCAAAATAGTTTACCGCTATAA
- a CDS encoding Gfo/Idh/MocA family oxidoreductase, translated as MKKKYAVVGTGGRAGLYLESIARDYQDQGHFVAFCDTNQTRMDYANQIVHKFGHENVATYQADRFEQMIVETTPDIIIVASIDRTHHHYIIRAMELGCDVISEKPMTIDEEKCQAIIDAINRTGRKLRVTFNYRYAPHHSKVRELIAAGVIGEVYSVHFEWLLNTEHGADYFRRWHRDKRNSGGLLVHKSTHHFDLVNFWLNSEPETVYAQGDLRFYGKANAEARGVTAFYARSHNSAAAENDPFALHMNKSEQLTALYLDAEHEDGYYRDKSVFDDGINIEDVLGVMVRYKNKAIMTYSLNAYLPWEGLNVVFNGSKGRLEMKLVEKSYVNGGGQKEDEGALDECEIKIYPMFDAPYTVPVEFKSGGHGGGDQVMLNDLFGTPEPDPLHRAADYRDGAMSILTGIAANRSLRTELPVKISELAVDLKRSH; from the coding sequence ATGAAAAAGAAATATGCCGTAGTGGGAACGGGTGGCCGAGCGGGCCTTTATCTGGAATCGATCGCCAGAGATTATCAGGATCAGGGGCATTTTGTTGCATTTTGCGATACAAACCAGACGCGGATGGATTACGCCAACCAGATTGTCCATAAATTTGGGCATGAGAATGTGGCAACGTATCAAGCCGATCGGTTTGAGCAGATGATCGTAGAAACCACGCCAGATATTATTATTGTGGCATCGATAGATCGGACTCATCATCACTATATTATTCGGGCAATGGAATTAGGGTGTGATGTCATCAGCGAAAAACCGATGACGATCGACGAAGAGAAATGCCAGGCGATTATCGATGCGATTAATCGTACCGGCCGTAAATTACGGGTGACCTTTAATTACCGCTACGCCCCTCATCACAGTAAAGTCCGTGAATTAATTGCCGCAGGCGTTATTGGTGAAGTCTATTCCGTCCATTTTGAGTGGCTGTTGAATACTGAGCATGGGGCAGACTACTTCCGTCGTTGGCACCGTGACAAACGTAATAGCGGCGGGCTGTTGGTGCATAAATCTACACACCATTTCGATCTGGTGAATTTCTGGTTAAATAGCGAACCAGAAACCGTCTATGCACAAGGCGATTTGCGTTTTTATGGCAAAGCGAATGCTGAAGCACGTGGTGTCACGGCGTTCTATGCACGTTCGCATAATAGTGCCGCAGCAGAGAACGATCCGTTTGCACTGCATATGAATAAAAGCGAACAGTTGACGGCTTTATATTTAGACGCTGAACATGAAGATGGCTATTACCGCGATAAAAGCGTGTTCGATGACGGTATTAATATTGAAGATGTGCTGGGAGTAATGGTTCGTTATAAGAACAAAGCTATTATGACGTACTCATTAAATGCCTATTTACCGTGGGAAGGGTTGAATGTGGTGTTTAATGGCAGCAAGGGCCGGTTAGAAATGAAACTGGTGGAAAAATCTTATGTAAACGGAGGCGGACAAAAAGAGGATGAAGGTGCGCTGGATGAATGTGAAATAAAGATCTATCCGATGTTTGATGCGCCTTATACCGTACCGGTTGAATTTAAATCAGGCGGGCACGGCGGAGGCGATCAGGTCATGCTAAACGATCTGTTTGGTACACCGGAACCCGATCCATTACATCGTGCAGCAGATTATCGTGATGGGGCGATGTCTATTTTAACCGGTATTGCCGCCAATCGATCGCTACGCACCGAACTGCCAGTGAAAATAAGCGAGCTGGCCGTTGATCTGAAAAGAAGTCATTAA
- a CDS encoding ABC transporter substrate-binding protein, with the protein MAKTRNILPHLLLLCAALPAGAAFSHSADAAEIRISWWGGNQRHEATLAAINAFQKANPTITVKAEYAGWDGYLSRLSTQMAGGQEPDVMRIDWNWLPQFSRNGDGFYDLNKQKDVLGLGDFPPNYLKTSDVKGKLQGLPISMTSRSMIYNKTTWDNAGVAYPKTWDELFAAGPVFKQKLGDNFYPLGVAQGASDVLDILTLGRSYMAQKYGIDLIDEKKQSIAYSRDQVRELFGFYKKLVDSHVIPDQRYFSSFGRTNVYEIRPWINGELAGMYLWDSAIYTYSSNMPKETVLETGPFITMPDAKDSGLTSKPSSLFAISKNSKHPKEAAMLMSFMLSNPEGVKAVGLQNGMPANPKAQKLLEDIGVINAGNLLANAYRAAAEQPASKVPVSPFMENQELVQLWTTSLQKLDYGNGEVNKVADDFLSSANRILKRAIR; encoded by the coding sequence ATGGCGAAAACACGGAACATATTACCTCACCTGCTTTTACTCTGTGCTGCTCTTCCTGCTGGGGCTGCCTTCTCTCACTCGGCTGACGCCGCGGAGATCCGCATCTCCTGGTGGGGAGGAAATCAACGGCACGAAGCCACACTGGCTGCCATTAACGCGTTTCAAAAAGCCAACCCGACGATTACCGTCAAAGCGGAATATGCTGGCTGGGATGGTTATCTTTCCCGGCTGTCAACGCAGATGGCTGGGGGACAAGAACCTGATGTTATGCGTATTGACTGGAACTGGTTGCCACAGTTTTCCCGCAACGGCGACGGTTTTTATGATTTGAATAAGCAAAAAGACGTTTTAGGTCTGGGGGATTTTCCGCCTAACTATCTGAAAACATCAGACGTAAAAGGGAAGCTGCAAGGTCTCCCGATTTCGATGACGTCTCGCAGCATGATTTATAATAAAACCACCTGGGATAACGCAGGTGTCGCTTACCCGAAAACCTGGGATGAACTGTTTGCCGCAGGCCCGGTATTTAAACAAAAACTGGGTGACAATTTTTACCCACTCGGTGTTGCCCAAGGGGCAAGCGATGTGCTGGATATTCTCACACTCGGCCGCAGCTACATGGCACAGAAATACGGCATTGATCTCATTGATGAGAAGAAGCAAAGCATCGCCTATAGCCGCGATCAGGTAAGGGAACTCTTCGGCTTTTATAAGAAACTGGTTGATTCCCATGTGATACCCGATCAGCGTTATTTCTCCTCATTCGGACGTACTAACGTTTATGAAATCCGTCCGTGGATTAACGGCGAATTAGCCGGTATGTATTTGTGGGATTCTGCCATCTATACCTATTCCAGTAATATGCCGAAAGAGACCGTCTTAGAAACCGGGCCATTTATCACGATGCCGGATGCTAAAGATTCCGGGCTAACAAGCAAACCGTCTTCGCTGTTTGCAATCAGTAAAAACAGTAAACATCCGAAAGAAGCGGCGATGTTGATGAGCTTTATGCTGAGTAACCCAGAAGGCGTGAAGGCGGTGGGGCTGCAAAACGGCATGCCTGCTAACCCGAAAGCACAAAAACTGCTGGAAGATATCGGTGTGATCAACGCCGGTAACCTGTTAGCCAATGCTTATCGGGCAGCCGCTGAGCAACCTGCATCTAAGGTGCCTGTTTCACCGTTTATGGAAAATCAGGAGCTGGTACAACTGTGGACCACGAGTCTGCAAAAACTGGACTACGGCAATGGTGAGGTGAATAAAGTTGCCGATGATTTTCTGAGTAGCGCTAATCGCATATTAAAACGCGCTATCCGATAA
- a CDS encoding enterotoxin, with amino-acid sequence MNRVMKISLFFFLASNGVFAAEYQINNNNISISFDNENSAVVIKDKFSQSKLAPKELFFLTLPNEDILHATDFNIKNISKTDESIQIDYSHNDFSVTVIFNILKGKYASIGYTVKAKGKARDVAKITFFPTKGQSQAPYVNGAINSSPIIADSFFILPEKPIVNTYAYETTTNLNIELKTPIKTDAPVTYTTYFGTFEDTNQLRRSFNEFINAMRPRPYQPYLHYNSWMDIGFFTTYTEKDVLSRMDIYADELIKKRGVKLDGFLLDDGWDDRTGKWLFGSAFSNGFGVVKEKADTLDTSVGLWLSPWGGYNKPRDIRVSHAKDNGFETVDGKFALSGPNYFRNFNEQIFKLIKNEHITSFKLDGMGNANNWIKGSQFASDFDASIELIKNMREVNKDLFINLTTGTDASPSWLFYADSIWRQGDDINVYGKGSPVQQWMTYRDAETYRSIVRKGPLFPINSLMYHGIVSAENAYFGLEKVQTDSDFADQVWSYFVTGTQLQELYITPSMLNNAKWDTLANAAKWSRANSTVLVDTHWIGGDPTALEAYGWASWSKDKAIFGLRNPSDKEQSYYLDLTKSFEIPDGEATQFTLKSVYGANSSLPDDYSKPVIVTLKPLEMLVIEATSSTVVK; translated from the coding sequence ATGAATAGAGTGATGAAAATTTCATTATTCTTCTTCCTTGCTAGCAATGGTGTTTTTGCTGCCGAGTATCAGATTAATAACAACAATATATCTATCTCTTTTGATAATGAAAATTCAGCAGTAGTGATTAAAGACAAGTTTTCGCAAAGTAAACTCGCCCCAAAAGAGCTATTTTTCCTGACTCTACCAAATGAAGATATCCTTCATGCTACCGACTTTAATATTAAAAACATCAGTAAGACAGATGAATCTATTCAGATCGATTACAGCCATAACGATTTCTCTGTTACTGTTATTTTTAATATTCTGAAGGGAAAGTACGCCAGTATCGGCTACACAGTTAAAGCGAAAGGCAAGGCACGGGATGTTGCAAAAATAACCTTTTTCCCAACGAAGGGGCAATCACAAGCACCTTATGTTAACGGAGCCATTAATAGCTCCCCCATTATTGCTGACAGTTTCTTTATTCTGCCGGAAAAACCAATCGTTAACACCTATGCATATGAAACAACAACTAATTTGAATATCGAGTTAAAAACACCGATTAAAACAGATGCTCCAGTAACGTACACCACTTATTTTGGTACTTTTGAGGATACAAATCAGTTACGCCGTAGTTTTAACGAATTTATTAATGCAATGCGCCCGCGCCCATACCAACCGTATTTACACTACAACAGTTGGATGGATATTGGTTTCTTCACGACTTACACTGAAAAGGATGTGCTGAGCCGAATGGATATTTACGCCGATGAATTAATTAAAAAACGTGGCGTAAAACTGGACGGATTTCTACTCGATGATGGTTGGGATGATCGCACAGGAAAATGGCTATTTGGTTCGGCATTCAGCAATGGATTTGGTGTGGTAAAAGAAAAAGCTGACACCCTTGATACTTCCGTAGGGTTATGGTTATCCCCATGGGGAGGCTACAACAAACCACGAGATATTCGTGTCTCTCACGCCAAAGATAATGGATTTGAAACCGTTGATGGTAAATTTGCTCTTTCCGGCCCTAATTATTTCCGCAATTTTAATGAACAGATCTTTAAATTAATTAAAAATGAACATATCACCTCGTTCAAACTTGATGGTATGGGAAATGCGAATAACTGGATTAAAGGTAGCCAGTTTGCGTCTGACTTTGATGCCTCGATTGAGCTTATCAAAAATATGCGTGAGGTAAATAAAGACCTCTTTATTAACCTGACAACCGGCACCGATGCCAGCCCTTCCTGGTTGTTCTACGCCGACTCTATCTGGCGTCAGGGTGACGATATTAACGTGTATGGCAAAGGCTCACCGGTTCAGCAATGGATGACCTATCGTGATGCTGAGACATATCGTTCAATTGTGCGTAAAGGTCCGTTGTTTCCGATAAACTCGCTGATGTACCACGGGATCGTTAGTGCTGAAAATGCTTATTTTGGGCTAGAAAAAGTCCAAACCGACAGTGATTTTGCCGACCAGGTCTGGAGCTATTTCGTAACCGGCACTCAGCTACAAGAACTATATATCACGCCATCAATGTTAAATAATGCCAAGTGGGATACGTTGGCCAATGCTGCAAAATGGTCACGAGCAAATAGCACTGTGCTGGTAGATACTCACTGGATCGGCGGCGACCCAACAGCGCTTGAAGCATATGGCTGGGCTTCGTGGAGTAAAGATAAAGCCATCTTTGGTTTGCGTAACCCATCAGACAAAGAGCAAAGCTATTACCTGGATTTGACGAAGAGTTTTGAAATTCCAGATGGTGAGGCGACGCAATTCACACTGAAGTCGGTCTATGGTGCGAATAGCTCGTTACCGGACGACTATAGTAAACCTGTAATTGTTACCCTTAAGCCCCTAGAAATGCTAGTCATCGAAGCAACATCGAGTACTGTTGTAAAATAA
- the kbaY gene encoding tagatose-bisphosphate aldolase subunit KbaY → MSIISTKYLLQDAQSRGYAVPAFNIHNAETIQAILDVCKEMQSPVILAGTPGTFKHIAFEEIYALCEAYSESYDMPLALHLDHHESLADISHKVNAGVRSAMIDASHFPLAENVRLVKTVVDFCHRYDCSVEAELGRLGGVEDDMDVDEESAFLTDPQEARHFVELTGIDSLAVAIGTAHGLYTKRPKIDFDRLAEIRAVLDIPLVLHGASDVPDEYVRRAIELGVCKVNIATELKIAFAAAVKKWFGDNPEGNDPRYYMRVGMDAMKEVVRSKVNVCGSANKLAPETEIYL, encoded by the coding sequence ATGAGTATTATTTCTACTAAGTACCTACTTCAGGATGCACAATCCAGGGGTTATGCCGTCCCAGCGTTTAATATTCACAATGCTGAAACTATTCAGGCGATTCTGGATGTCTGTAAAGAGATGCAGTCACCGGTGATCCTTGCGGGGACGCCAGGCACTTTTAAGCACATCGCTTTTGAAGAGATTTACGCATTATGTGAAGCCTATTCTGAAAGCTATGATATGCCACTAGCACTACATCTTGACCATCATGAGTCACTTGCCGATATCAGCCATAAAGTGAATGCCGGGGTGCGTAGCGCCATGATTGACGCTAGCCACTTCCCTCTTGCCGAAAACGTGCGTCTGGTGAAAACGGTGGTCGACTTTTGCCACCGCTATGATTGTAGCGTCGAAGCCGAGTTAGGCCGCCTGGGCGGGGTGGAAGATGATATGGATGTGGACGAAGAGAGCGCCTTCTTAACCGATCCACAAGAAGCACGTCACTTTGTAGAACTCACGGGCATCGATAGTCTTGCTGTTGCCATCGGTACCGCACACGGGCTTTACACTAAACGCCCAAAAATTGATTTTGACCGCCTGGCTGAAATTCGCGCTGTCTTGGATATCCCACTGGTGCTGCACGGTGCGAGCGATGTGCCTGACGAATATGTCAGACGCGCGATTGAGCTAGGTGTGTGCAAGGTGAATATCGCCACCGAGTTAAAAATCGCTTTCGCCGCCGCCGTTAAAAAGTGGTTTGGTGATAATCCTGAAGGCAACGATCCTCGTTATTACATGCGCGTGGGAATGGATGCGATGAAAGAAGTAGTGCGTAGCAAAGTTAATGTGTGCGGGTCTGCCAATAAATTAGCGCCTGAAACTGAAATATATCTTTAA